From one Amia ocellicauda isolate fAmiCal2 chromosome 17, fAmiCal2.hap1, whole genome shotgun sequence genomic stretch:
- the mtmr3 gene encoding phosphatidylinositol-3,5-bisphosphate 3-phosphatase MTMR3 isoform X1: MDEEGQQSLECIQANQIFPRKHPVLEEDNLQVPFPELHGEFTEYVGRAEDAIIAMSSYRLHIKFKESLVNVPLQLIESVECRDMFQLHVTCKDCKVIRCQFSTFEQCQEWLKRLTGAIRPPSRLEELFSFAFHAWCVDVYAGEKEQHGELCRPGEHVTSRYKNEVERMGFDMQNAWRITEINNKYRLCASYPQLLLVPAWITDKELECVAGFRSWKRFPAVVYRHQSTGAVIARCGQPEVSWWGWRNADDEHLVQSIAKACAVDCSSRKHLANGTCSRDYSNGTDVSDGDFDASMTNSSEVESLAIQPQKLLILDARSYAAAVANRAKGGGCECPEYYPNCEVVFMGMANIHSIRKSFQSLRLLCTQMPDPANWLSSLEGTKWLQHLSLLLKSALLVVNAQDRDRRPVLVHCSDGWDRTPQIVALSKLLLDPYYRTIEGFQVLVETEWLDFGHKFADRCGHGENSDDLNERCPVFLQWLDCVHQLQRQFPCSFEFNEAFLVKLVQHTYSCLFGTFLCNSVKEREDRHIQERTCSVWSLLRPANRSFRNMLYSSHSETVLHPVCHVRNLMLWSAAYLPNSSPTTPSDESCAPYPVPGANPEDQPLGRLPKTRSFDNLPTACEAGGPLAPNRRSSDPSLNDKWQDHRRSLELNIGVGPEGGGNQDQEGRGNTLQGVGHRGGRPDGEWEETVGANDLRVQLQEGEEDRTSRLDAESQEEVELLVAVGVAEGQMENILQEATKEEIATEDPQRELSHTAPLISTAPPGDPALLPVGPAAENKETEEGHRSPEFDLENPPSQEPNGLPANDVQLPPGWSSSQFRTMTNGYSEEALSGQGDTPQPSPPPSLASERLEDRASLMESSTETLTEEGVRLDAAGLLPSSLPPRLPHEAEPPEACPRGEVAEEEAETEQDILRTPNGVKQPSLSALHPVAAEPSREGLVCNGEAGSPGEPWGPQQHRLNGERAPLSRQVSAASMGSLTLHPRGSGSTGSQHRCLHALLGRPPPSPEQPARSHLDDDGLTLYNDIIQQRLRQIEAGHQMEVETLKKQVQELWSRLESQHLSNSLRFNGDMGDEVTSIPDSECNLDPNCLSRCSTELFSEASWEQVDKQDTEVTRWYPDHLAAQCYGCESRFWLATRKHHCRDREPVEEAWNCGNVFCASCCDQKIPVPSQQLFEPSRVCKTCYGSLQLNRTPLELELEKPITASSN; encoded by the exons ATG GATGAAGAGGGACAACAGAGCCTGGAGTGTATCCAGGCCAATCAGATCTTCCCTCGAAAACACCCAGTATTGGAGGAGGACAATCTGCAA GTTCCCTTTCCTGAGCTTCATGGAGAATTCACGGAGTACGTGGGGAGAGCTGAAGACGCTATCATTGCCATGTCCAGCTACAGGCTTCACATCAAGTTTAAAGAGTCTCTTGTCAAT GTCCCACTGCAGCTGATCGAGAGTGTGGAGTGCCGGGACATGTTTCAACTCCATGTGACCTGCAAAGACTGTAAAGTTATCAG ATGCCAGTTCTCTACCTTCGAGCAGTGCCAGGAATGGCTGAAGAGGCTGACAGGAGCCATCCGCCCCCCTTCTCGCCTGGAGGAGCTCTTCTCCTTTGCCTTCCATGCTTGGTGTGTGGATGTATACGCCGGGGAGAAGGAGCAGCACGGAGAGCTCTGCAGGCCAG GTGAGCATGTGACCTCCCGATACAAAAATGAGGTGGAGCGAATGGGCTTCGATATGCAGAACGCCTGGAGGATAactgaaataaacaacaaatataG GCTGTGTGCCAGCTACCCCCAACTGCTCCTCGTGCCAGCCTGGATAACAGACAAGGAGCTCGAGTGTGTGGCTGGCTTCAGGTCCTGGAAGAGATTCCCCGCAGTGGTGTACAG GCACCAGAGCACAGGGGCAGTGATCGCTCGCTGCGGGCAGCCTGAGGTGAGTTGGTGGGGCTGGCGCAATGCCGATGATGAACACCTGGTCCAGTCCATCGCCAAGGCCTGCGCCGTGGACTGCAGCTCCAGGAAGCATCTCGCCAATGGCACTTGTTCTCGAGACTACAGCAACGGCACCGATGTCTCGGATGGAGACTTCG ATGCCTCCATGACCAACAGCTCAGAAGTGGAGTCTCTGGCCATCCAGCCCCAGAAGCTGCTGATCCTCGATGCTCGCTCCTATGCGGCCGCTGTGGCCAACAGAGCCAAAGGGGGTGGGTGTGAGTGTCCAG AGTATTACCCCAACTGCGAAGTGGTCTTCATGGGCATGGCCAACATTCATTCCATCCGGAAGAGTTTCCAGTCTCTGCGACTCCTTTGCACACAGATGCCAGATCCGGCAAA ctggctgtctTCTCTGGAGGGCACCAAATGGCTGCAGCACCTGTCCCTGCTGCTCAAGTCAGCCTTGCTAGTAGTGAACGCCCAGGACCGGGACCGCCGTCCTGTTCTGGTGCACTGTTCTGACGGCTGGGACCGCACCCCGCAGATAGTGGCTCTCTCCAAACTGCTGCTGGACCCGTACTACCGGACCATCGAG GGTTTCCAAGTCCTGGTGGAAACAGAGTGGCTGGACTTCGGGCACAAGTTTGCTGATCGATGTGGGCACGGCGAGAACTCTGACGACCTGAATGAGCGCTGCCCGGTGTTTCTGCAGTGGCTGGACTGTGTGCATCAGCTGCAGAGGCAGTTTCCTTGCTCCTTTGAGTTCAATGAAGCCTTtctg GTGAAGCTGGTACAGCACACCTACTCGTGTCTGTTCGGGACGTTTCTGTGCAACagtgtgaaggagagagaggaccGGCACATCCAGGAGAGGACGTGCTCGGTGTGGTCCCTGCTGCGCCCCGCCAACCGCTCCTTCAGAAACATGCTGTACTCCTCCCACTCTGAAACG GTGCTGCACCCAGTGTGTCATGTCCGTAACCTGATGCTCTGGAGTGCGGCCTACCTCCCAAACTCCTCTCCCACCACGCCCTCCGACGAATCCTGCGCCCCCTACCCCGTGCCAGGAGCCAATCCCGAGGATCAGCCCCTGGGCAG GCTTCCGAAGACCAGGTCCTTCGATAATCTTCCAACTGCCTGTGAAGCTGGGGGCCCACTGGCTCCTAACCGGCGCTCCAGCGACCCCAGTCTGAATGACAAGTGGCAGGACCACCGGCGATCCCTGGAGCTCAACATTGGGGTGGGGCCTGAAGGTGGTGGGAACCAGGACCAGGAGGGGAGAGGCAATACCCTGCAAGGGGTGGGTCACAGGGGAGGCAGGCCTGACGGGGAATGGGAGGAAACGGTGGGAGCAAATGATTTAAGGGTGCAGCTGCAAGAGGGCGAAGAAGACAGGACGTCAAGGCTAGATGCAGAGAGCCAAGAGGAAGTGGAGCTCTTGGTGGCGGTGGGGGTGGCTGAGGGCCAAATGGAGAACATCCTCCAGGAGGCAACGAAAGAAGAGATTGCAACAGAGGATCCGCAGAGAGAGCTGAGCCACACTGCCCCGCTGATCTCCACAGCCCCGCCAGGGGACCCTGCCCTGCTTCCCGTCGGCCCAGCTGCTGAGAACAAGGAGACTGAAGAGGGTCACAGATCTCCAGAGTTCGATCTGGAGAACCCTCCCTCTCAGGAGCCAAACGGGCTTCCTGCCAATGATGTGCAGCTCCCCCCTGGGTGGAGCAGCTCTCAGTTTAGGACTATGACCAATGGTTACAGTGAAGAGGCGCTGAGTGGTCAAGGTGACACTCCTCAGCCCAGCCCACCCCCATCCCTGGCCTCAGAGCGGCTGGAAGACAGGGCTTCACTAATGGAGAGCTCCACAGAGACTCTGACTGAGGAGGGGGTGAGGCTGGATGCCGCAGGACTTTTGCCTTCCAGCCTTCCTCCCAGGCTGCCACACGAAGCAGAGCCCCCAGAGGCCTGCCCCAGAGGAGAGGTGGCAGAAGAGGAGGCTGAGACTGAGCAGGACATCCTGAGAACTCCAAACGGGGTAAAACAGCCTTCTCTCAGTGCCTTGCACCCTGTTGCCGCTGAACCCAGCCGAGAGGGGCTCGTCTGTAATGGGGAGGCTGGGAGCCCTGGGGAGCCCTGGGGGCCCCAGCAGCATAGACTGAATGGTGAGAGAGCCCCCCTAAGCCGGCAGGTCTCGGCTGCCAGCATGGGCTCCCTGACCCTTCACCCCCGGGGCAGCGGCAGCACGGGCTCCCAGCACCGGTGTCTGCATGCCCTCCTGGGCCGCCCTCCGCCCAGCCCTGAGCAGCCGGCCCGCAGTCACCTGGATGACGACGGGCTAACTCTCTACAATGACATCATCCAGCAGCGACTGCGGCAGATCGAGGCCGGCCACCAGATGGAGGTGGAGACGCTGAAGAAGCAGGTCCAGGAGCTCTGGAGCCGCCTTGAGAGCCAGCACCTCAGCAATTCTCTGAGATTCAACGGGGACATGGGGGACGAAGTG ACCTCCATCCCAGACTCGGAGTGCAACCTGGACCCAAACTGCCTGTCCCGCTGCAGTACAGAGCTTTTCTCAGAAGCCAGCTGGGAACAAGTGGACAAGCAGGACACAGAG gTGACGAGGTGGTACCCTGACCACCTGGCGGCCCAGTGCTACGGCTGTGAGAGCAGGTTCTGGCTGGCCACCAGGAAACATCACTGCAG GGACAGGGAGCCTGTTGAAGAAGCCTG gAATTGCGGCAATGTGTTTTGCGCCAGCTGCTGCGACCAGAAGATCCCGGTCCCTAGCCAGCAGTTGTTCGAGCCCAGCCGCGTCTGCAAGACCTGCTACGGTAGCCTGCAGCTCAACCGCACACCTCTGGAACTGGAACTGGAGAAGCCCATCACGGCTAGCTCGAATTAG
- the mtmr3 gene encoding phosphatidylinositol-3,5-bisphosphate 3-phosphatase MTMR3 isoform X2, producing MDEEGQQSLECIQANQIFPRKHPVLEEDNLQVPFPELHGEFTEYVGRAEDAIIAMSSYRLHIKFKESLVNVPLQLIESVECRDMFQLHVTCKDCKVIRCQFSTFEQCQEWLKRLTGAIRPPSRLEELFSFAFHAWCVDVYAGEKEQHGELCRPGEHVTSRYKNEVERMGFDMQNAWRITEINNKYRLCASYPQLLLVPAWITDKELECVAGFRSWKRFPAVVYRHQSTGAVIARCGQPEVSWWGWRNADDEHLVQSIAKACAVDCSSRKHLANGTCSRDYSNGTDVSDGDFDASMTNSSEVESLAIQPQKLLILDARSYAAAVANRAKGGGCECPEYYPNCEVVFMGMANIHSIRKSFQSLRLLCTQMPDPANWLSSLEGTKWLQHLSLLLKSALLVVNAQDRDRRPVLVHCSDGWDRTPQIVALSKLLLDPYYRTIEGFQVLVETEWLDFGHKFADRCGHGENSDDLNERCPVFLQWLDCVHQLQRQFPCSFEFNEAFLVKLVQHTYSCLFGTFLCNSVKEREDRHIQERTCSVWSLLRPANRSFRNMLYSSHSETVLHPVCHVRNLMLWSAAYLPNSSPTTPSDESCAPYPVPGANPEDQPLGRLPKTRSFDNLPTACEAGGPLAPNRRSSDPSLNDKWQDHRRSLELNIGVGPEGGGNQDQEGRGNTLQGVGHRGGRPDGEWEETVGANDLRVQLQEGEEDRTSRLDAESQEEVELLVAVGVAEGQMENILQEATKEEIATEDPQRELSHTAPLISTAPPGDPALLPVGPAAENKETEEGHRSPEFDLENPPSQEPNGLPANDVQLPPGWSSSQFRTMTNGYSEEALSGQGDTPQPSPPPSLASERLEDRASLMESSTETLTEEGVRLDAAGLLPSSLPPRLPHEAEPPEACPRGEVAEEEAETEQDILRTPNGVKQPSLSALHPVAAEPSREGLVCNGEAGSPGEPWGPQQHRLNGERAPLSRQVSAASMGSLTLHPRGSGSTGSQHRCLHALLGRPPPSPEQPARSHLDDDGLTLYNDIIQQRLRQIEAGHQMEVETLKKQVQELWSRLESQHLSNSLRFNGDMGDEVTSIPDSECNLDPNCLSRCSTELFSEASWEQVDKQDTEVTRWYPDHLAAQCYGCESRFWLATRKHHCRNCGNVFCASCCDQKIPVPSQQLFEPSRVCKTCYGSLQLNRTPLELELEKPITASSN from the exons ATG GATGAAGAGGGACAACAGAGCCTGGAGTGTATCCAGGCCAATCAGATCTTCCCTCGAAAACACCCAGTATTGGAGGAGGACAATCTGCAA GTTCCCTTTCCTGAGCTTCATGGAGAATTCACGGAGTACGTGGGGAGAGCTGAAGACGCTATCATTGCCATGTCCAGCTACAGGCTTCACATCAAGTTTAAAGAGTCTCTTGTCAAT GTCCCACTGCAGCTGATCGAGAGTGTGGAGTGCCGGGACATGTTTCAACTCCATGTGACCTGCAAAGACTGTAAAGTTATCAG ATGCCAGTTCTCTACCTTCGAGCAGTGCCAGGAATGGCTGAAGAGGCTGACAGGAGCCATCCGCCCCCCTTCTCGCCTGGAGGAGCTCTTCTCCTTTGCCTTCCATGCTTGGTGTGTGGATGTATACGCCGGGGAGAAGGAGCAGCACGGAGAGCTCTGCAGGCCAG GTGAGCATGTGACCTCCCGATACAAAAATGAGGTGGAGCGAATGGGCTTCGATATGCAGAACGCCTGGAGGATAactgaaataaacaacaaatataG GCTGTGTGCCAGCTACCCCCAACTGCTCCTCGTGCCAGCCTGGATAACAGACAAGGAGCTCGAGTGTGTGGCTGGCTTCAGGTCCTGGAAGAGATTCCCCGCAGTGGTGTACAG GCACCAGAGCACAGGGGCAGTGATCGCTCGCTGCGGGCAGCCTGAGGTGAGTTGGTGGGGCTGGCGCAATGCCGATGATGAACACCTGGTCCAGTCCATCGCCAAGGCCTGCGCCGTGGACTGCAGCTCCAGGAAGCATCTCGCCAATGGCACTTGTTCTCGAGACTACAGCAACGGCACCGATGTCTCGGATGGAGACTTCG ATGCCTCCATGACCAACAGCTCAGAAGTGGAGTCTCTGGCCATCCAGCCCCAGAAGCTGCTGATCCTCGATGCTCGCTCCTATGCGGCCGCTGTGGCCAACAGAGCCAAAGGGGGTGGGTGTGAGTGTCCAG AGTATTACCCCAACTGCGAAGTGGTCTTCATGGGCATGGCCAACATTCATTCCATCCGGAAGAGTTTCCAGTCTCTGCGACTCCTTTGCACACAGATGCCAGATCCGGCAAA ctggctgtctTCTCTGGAGGGCACCAAATGGCTGCAGCACCTGTCCCTGCTGCTCAAGTCAGCCTTGCTAGTAGTGAACGCCCAGGACCGGGACCGCCGTCCTGTTCTGGTGCACTGTTCTGACGGCTGGGACCGCACCCCGCAGATAGTGGCTCTCTCCAAACTGCTGCTGGACCCGTACTACCGGACCATCGAG GGTTTCCAAGTCCTGGTGGAAACAGAGTGGCTGGACTTCGGGCACAAGTTTGCTGATCGATGTGGGCACGGCGAGAACTCTGACGACCTGAATGAGCGCTGCCCGGTGTTTCTGCAGTGGCTGGACTGTGTGCATCAGCTGCAGAGGCAGTTTCCTTGCTCCTTTGAGTTCAATGAAGCCTTtctg GTGAAGCTGGTACAGCACACCTACTCGTGTCTGTTCGGGACGTTTCTGTGCAACagtgtgaaggagagagaggaccGGCACATCCAGGAGAGGACGTGCTCGGTGTGGTCCCTGCTGCGCCCCGCCAACCGCTCCTTCAGAAACATGCTGTACTCCTCCCACTCTGAAACG GTGCTGCACCCAGTGTGTCATGTCCGTAACCTGATGCTCTGGAGTGCGGCCTACCTCCCAAACTCCTCTCCCACCACGCCCTCCGACGAATCCTGCGCCCCCTACCCCGTGCCAGGAGCCAATCCCGAGGATCAGCCCCTGGGCAG GCTTCCGAAGACCAGGTCCTTCGATAATCTTCCAACTGCCTGTGAAGCTGGGGGCCCACTGGCTCCTAACCGGCGCTCCAGCGACCCCAGTCTGAATGACAAGTGGCAGGACCACCGGCGATCCCTGGAGCTCAACATTGGGGTGGGGCCTGAAGGTGGTGGGAACCAGGACCAGGAGGGGAGAGGCAATACCCTGCAAGGGGTGGGTCACAGGGGAGGCAGGCCTGACGGGGAATGGGAGGAAACGGTGGGAGCAAATGATTTAAGGGTGCAGCTGCAAGAGGGCGAAGAAGACAGGACGTCAAGGCTAGATGCAGAGAGCCAAGAGGAAGTGGAGCTCTTGGTGGCGGTGGGGGTGGCTGAGGGCCAAATGGAGAACATCCTCCAGGAGGCAACGAAAGAAGAGATTGCAACAGAGGATCCGCAGAGAGAGCTGAGCCACACTGCCCCGCTGATCTCCACAGCCCCGCCAGGGGACCCTGCCCTGCTTCCCGTCGGCCCAGCTGCTGAGAACAAGGAGACTGAAGAGGGTCACAGATCTCCAGAGTTCGATCTGGAGAACCCTCCCTCTCAGGAGCCAAACGGGCTTCCTGCCAATGATGTGCAGCTCCCCCCTGGGTGGAGCAGCTCTCAGTTTAGGACTATGACCAATGGTTACAGTGAAGAGGCGCTGAGTGGTCAAGGTGACACTCCTCAGCCCAGCCCACCCCCATCCCTGGCCTCAGAGCGGCTGGAAGACAGGGCTTCACTAATGGAGAGCTCCACAGAGACTCTGACTGAGGAGGGGGTGAGGCTGGATGCCGCAGGACTTTTGCCTTCCAGCCTTCCTCCCAGGCTGCCACACGAAGCAGAGCCCCCAGAGGCCTGCCCCAGAGGAGAGGTGGCAGAAGAGGAGGCTGAGACTGAGCAGGACATCCTGAGAACTCCAAACGGGGTAAAACAGCCTTCTCTCAGTGCCTTGCACCCTGTTGCCGCTGAACCCAGCCGAGAGGGGCTCGTCTGTAATGGGGAGGCTGGGAGCCCTGGGGAGCCCTGGGGGCCCCAGCAGCATAGACTGAATGGTGAGAGAGCCCCCCTAAGCCGGCAGGTCTCGGCTGCCAGCATGGGCTCCCTGACCCTTCACCCCCGGGGCAGCGGCAGCACGGGCTCCCAGCACCGGTGTCTGCATGCCCTCCTGGGCCGCCCTCCGCCCAGCCCTGAGCAGCCGGCCCGCAGTCACCTGGATGACGACGGGCTAACTCTCTACAATGACATCATCCAGCAGCGACTGCGGCAGATCGAGGCCGGCCACCAGATGGAGGTGGAGACGCTGAAGAAGCAGGTCCAGGAGCTCTGGAGCCGCCTTGAGAGCCAGCACCTCAGCAATTCTCTGAGATTCAACGGGGACATGGGGGACGAAGTG ACCTCCATCCCAGACTCGGAGTGCAACCTGGACCCAAACTGCCTGTCCCGCTGCAGTACAGAGCTTTTCTCAGAAGCCAGCTGGGAACAAGTGGACAAGCAGGACACAGAG gTGACGAGGTGGTACCCTGACCACCTGGCGGCCCAGTGCTACGGCTGTGAGAGCAGGTTCTGGCTGGCCACCAGGAAACATCACTGCAG gAATTGCGGCAATGTGTTTTGCGCCAGCTGCTGCGACCAGAAGATCCCGGTCCCTAGCCAGCAGTTGTTCGAGCCCAGCCGCGTCTGCAAGACCTGCTACGGTAGCCTGCAGCTCAACCGCACACCTCTGGAACTGGAACTGGAGAAGCCCATCACGGCTAGCTCGAATTAG
- the mtmr3 gene encoding phosphatidylinositol-3,5-bisphosphate 3-phosphatase MTMR3 isoform X3, which yields MDEEGQQSLECIQANQIFPRKHPVLEEDNLQVPFPELHGEFTEYVGRAEDAIIAMSSYRLHIKFKESLVNVPLQLIESVECRDMFQLHVTCKDCKVIRCQFSTFEQCQEWLKRLTGAIRPPSRLEELFSFAFHAWCVDVYAGEKEQHGELCRPGEHVTSRYKNEVERMGFDMQNAWRITEINNKYRLCASYPQLLLVPAWITDKELECVAGFRSWKRFPAVVYRHQSTGAVIARCGQPEVSWWGWRNADDEHLVQSIAKACAVDCSSRKHLANGTCSRDYSNGTDVSDGDFDASMTNSSEVESLAIQPQKLLILDARSYAAAVANRAKGGGCECPEYYPNCEVVFMGMANIHSIRKSFQSLRLLCTQMPDPANWLSSLEGTKWLQHLSLLLKSALLVVNAQDRDRRPVLVHCSDGWDRTPQIVALSKLLLDPYYRTIEGFQVLVETEWLDFGHKFADRCGHGENSDDLNERCPVFLQWLDCVHQLQRQFPCSFEFNEAFLVKLVQHTYSCLFGTFLCNSVKEREDRHIQERTCSVWSLLRPANRSFRNMLYSSHSETVLHPVCHVRNLMLWSAAYLPNSSPTTPSDESCAPYPVPGANPEDQPLGRLPKTRSFDNLPTACEAGGPLAPNRRSSDPSLNDKWQDHRRSLELNIGVGPEGGGNQDQEGRGNTLQGVGHRGGRPDGEWEETVGANDLRVQLQEGEEDRTSRLDAESQEEVELLVAVGVAEGQMENILQEATKEEIATEDPQRELSHTAPLISTAPPGDPALLPVGPAAENKETEEGHRSPEFDLENPPSQEPNGLPANDVQLPPGWSSSQFRTMTNGYSEEALSGQGDTPQPSPPPSLASERLEDRASLMESSTETLTEEGVRLDAAGLLPSSLPPRLPHEAEPPEACPRGEVAEEEAETEQDILRTPNGVKQPSLSALHPVAAEPSREGLVCNGEAGSPGEPWGPQQHRLNGERAPLSRQVSAASMGSLTLHPRGSGSTGSQHRCLHALLGRPPPSPEQPARSHLDDDGLTLYNDIIQQRLRQIEAGHQMEVETLKKQVQELWSRLESQHLSNSLRFNGDMGDEV from the exons ATG GATGAAGAGGGACAACAGAGCCTGGAGTGTATCCAGGCCAATCAGATCTTCCCTCGAAAACACCCAGTATTGGAGGAGGACAATCTGCAA GTTCCCTTTCCTGAGCTTCATGGAGAATTCACGGAGTACGTGGGGAGAGCTGAAGACGCTATCATTGCCATGTCCAGCTACAGGCTTCACATCAAGTTTAAAGAGTCTCTTGTCAAT GTCCCACTGCAGCTGATCGAGAGTGTGGAGTGCCGGGACATGTTTCAACTCCATGTGACCTGCAAAGACTGTAAAGTTATCAG ATGCCAGTTCTCTACCTTCGAGCAGTGCCAGGAATGGCTGAAGAGGCTGACAGGAGCCATCCGCCCCCCTTCTCGCCTGGAGGAGCTCTTCTCCTTTGCCTTCCATGCTTGGTGTGTGGATGTATACGCCGGGGAGAAGGAGCAGCACGGAGAGCTCTGCAGGCCAG GTGAGCATGTGACCTCCCGATACAAAAATGAGGTGGAGCGAATGGGCTTCGATATGCAGAACGCCTGGAGGATAactgaaataaacaacaaatataG GCTGTGTGCCAGCTACCCCCAACTGCTCCTCGTGCCAGCCTGGATAACAGACAAGGAGCTCGAGTGTGTGGCTGGCTTCAGGTCCTGGAAGAGATTCCCCGCAGTGGTGTACAG GCACCAGAGCACAGGGGCAGTGATCGCTCGCTGCGGGCAGCCTGAGGTGAGTTGGTGGGGCTGGCGCAATGCCGATGATGAACACCTGGTCCAGTCCATCGCCAAGGCCTGCGCCGTGGACTGCAGCTCCAGGAAGCATCTCGCCAATGGCACTTGTTCTCGAGACTACAGCAACGGCACCGATGTCTCGGATGGAGACTTCG ATGCCTCCATGACCAACAGCTCAGAAGTGGAGTCTCTGGCCATCCAGCCCCAGAAGCTGCTGATCCTCGATGCTCGCTCCTATGCGGCCGCTGTGGCCAACAGAGCCAAAGGGGGTGGGTGTGAGTGTCCAG AGTATTACCCCAACTGCGAAGTGGTCTTCATGGGCATGGCCAACATTCATTCCATCCGGAAGAGTTTCCAGTCTCTGCGACTCCTTTGCACACAGATGCCAGATCCGGCAAA ctggctgtctTCTCTGGAGGGCACCAAATGGCTGCAGCACCTGTCCCTGCTGCTCAAGTCAGCCTTGCTAGTAGTGAACGCCCAGGACCGGGACCGCCGTCCTGTTCTGGTGCACTGTTCTGACGGCTGGGACCGCACCCCGCAGATAGTGGCTCTCTCCAAACTGCTGCTGGACCCGTACTACCGGACCATCGAG GGTTTCCAAGTCCTGGTGGAAACAGAGTGGCTGGACTTCGGGCACAAGTTTGCTGATCGATGTGGGCACGGCGAGAACTCTGACGACCTGAATGAGCGCTGCCCGGTGTTTCTGCAGTGGCTGGACTGTGTGCATCAGCTGCAGAGGCAGTTTCCTTGCTCCTTTGAGTTCAATGAAGCCTTtctg GTGAAGCTGGTACAGCACACCTACTCGTGTCTGTTCGGGACGTTTCTGTGCAACagtgtgaaggagagagaggaccGGCACATCCAGGAGAGGACGTGCTCGGTGTGGTCCCTGCTGCGCCCCGCCAACCGCTCCTTCAGAAACATGCTGTACTCCTCCCACTCTGAAACG GTGCTGCACCCAGTGTGTCATGTCCGTAACCTGATGCTCTGGAGTGCGGCCTACCTCCCAAACTCCTCTCCCACCACGCCCTCCGACGAATCCTGCGCCCCCTACCCCGTGCCAGGAGCCAATCCCGAGGATCAGCCCCTGGGCAG GCTTCCGAAGACCAGGTCCTTCGATAATCTTCCAACTGCCTGTGAAGCTGGGGGCCCACTGGCTCCTAACCGGCGCTCCAGCGACCCCAGTCTGAATGACAAGTGGCAGGACCACCGGCGATCCCTGGAGCTCAACATTGGGGTGGGGCCTGAAGGTGGTGGGAACCAGGACCAGGAGGGGAGAGGCAATACCCTGCAAGGGGTGGGTCACAGGGGAGGCAGGCCTGACGGGGAATGGGAGGAAACGGTGGGAGCAAATGATTTAAGGGTGCAGCTGCAAGAGGGCGAAGAAGACAGGACGTCAAGGCTAGATGCAGAGAGCCAAGAGGAAGTGGAGCTCTTGGTGGCGGTGGGGGTGGCTGAGGGCCAAATGGAGAACATCCTCCAGGAGGCAACGAAAGAAGAGATTGCAACAGAGGATCCGCAGAGAGAGCTGAGCCACACTGCCCCGCTGATCTCCACAGCCCCGCCAGGGGACCCTGCCCTGCTTCCCGTCGGCCCAGCTGCTGAGAACAAGGAGACTGAAGAGGGTCACAGATCTCCAGAGTTCGATCTGGAGAACCCTCCCTCTCAGGAGCCAAACGGGCTTCCTGCCAATGATGTGCAGCTCCCCCCTGGGTGGAGCAGCTCTCAGTTTAGGACTATGACCAATGGTTACAGTGAAGAGGCGCTGAGTGGTCAAGGTGACACTCCTCAGCCCAGCCCACCCCCATCCCTGGCCTCAGAGCGGCTGGAAGACAGGGCTTCACTAATGGAGAGCTCCACAGAGACTCTGACTGAGGAGGGGGTGAGGCTGGATGCCGCAGGACTTTTGCCTTCCAGCCTTCCTCCCAGGCTGCCACACGAAGCAGAGCCCCCAGAGGCCTGCCCCAGAGGAGAGGTGGCAGAAGAGGAGGCTGAGACTGAGCAGGACATCCTGAGAACTCCAAACGGGGTAAAACAGCCTTCTCTCAGTGCCTTGCACCCTGTTGCCGCTGAACCCAGCCGAGAGGGGCTCGTCTGTAATGGGGAGGCTGGGAGCCCTGGGGAGCCCTGGGGGCCCCAGCAGCATAGACTGAATGGTGAGAGAGCCCCCCTAAGCCGGCAGGTCTCGGCTGCCAGCATGGGCTCCCTGACCCTTCACCCCCGGGGCAGCGGCAGCACGGGCTCCCAGCACCGGTGTCTGCATGCCCTCCTGGGCCGCCCTCCGCCCAGCCCTGAGCAGCCGGCCCGCAGTCACCTGGATGACGACGGGCTAACTCTCTACAATGACATCATCCAGCAGCGACTGCGGCAGATCGAGGCCGGCCACCAGATGGAGGTGGAGACGCTGAAGAAGCAGGTCCAGGAGCTCTGGAGCCGCCTTGAGAGCCAGCACCTCAGCAATTCTCTGAGATTCAACGGGGACATGGGGGACGAAGTG TGA